The following proteins are encoded in a genomic region of Brachypodium distachyon strain Bd21 chromosome 1, Brachypodium_distachyon_v3.0, whole genome shotgun sequence:
- the LOC100834368 gene encoding myb family transcription factor APL: MFPAAAVCSKKPGAVVSSSPNDRPCVVQGQQGGDSGLVLTTDPKPRLRWTVELHDRFVDAVAQLGGPDKATPKTIMRVMGVKGLTLYHLKSHLQKFRLGKQHKEFGDHSSVKEAMEMQRNAASSSGMMGRSMNDRSAHMNEALRMQVEVQRRLHEQLEVQKHLQLRVEAQGKYMQSILEKAYQTLASGGDCATWPAAGYRSLGGASMDVGSSMSFQDLTLYGSGSSHLDLQQQMEIRPTMAPMDSFLAFNESCIGRRSPADAGGSCYGRAAGKSPMMMMWAGDDQQAKSCGTDGDDQLLQMAPASTMMMEAGGVDAMDPIMSMSGDSLGSNKGFDRGPELQA, encoded by the exons ATGTTCCCAGCTGCCGCTGTTTGCTCCAAGAAGCCCGGCGCCGTAGTGAGCTCATCGCCAAATGATCGGCCGTGCGTCGTTCAGGGCCAGCAGGGAGGGGATTCCGGCCTCGTCCTCACTACCGACCCCAAGCCTCGCCTCCGGTGGACCGTCGAGCTCCATGATCGCTTCGTCGACGCCGTCGCGCAGCTCGGAGGCCCTGACA AGGCGACTCCGAAGACTATCATGAGGGTTATGGGAGTCAAGGGCCTCACGCTTTACCATCTCAAGAGCCATCTTCAG AAATTCAGGCTAGGGAAGCAGCATAAGGAGTTTGGCGATCACTCGTCTGTCAAGGAAG CAATGGAGATGCAACGGAATGCAGCCTCTTCTTCGGGTATGATGGGAAGAAGCATGAATGa CCGCAGCGCGCACATGAACGAGGCATTGAGGATGCAGGTGGAGGTCCAACGGAGGCTCCACGAGCAATTAGAG GTGCAGAAGCATCTCCAGTTGAGGGTGGAAGCACAGGGGAAGTACATGCAGTCTATCTTGGAGAAAGCCTACCAAACTCTGGCGTCCGGCGGCGATTgcgccacctggcccgccgcTGGGTACCGGTCTCTAGGCGGCGCCAGCATGGATGTTGGCAGCTCCATGAGCTTCCAGGACCTCACCCTCTACGGATCAGGAAGCAGCCACCTAgacctgcagcagcagatggAGATCAGACCAACAATGGCGCCCATGGACAGCTTCTTGGCATTCAATGAGAGCTGCATTGGCAGGAGGAGCCCTGCAGATGCAGGTGGCAGCTGTtacggccgcgccgccggcaagagcccgatgatgatgatgtgggCTGGCGATGATCAGCAGGCCAAGAGCTGTGGTACCGACGGCGATGACCAGCTCCTCCAAATGGCACCGGCATCGACAATGATGATGGAGGCAGGCGGCGTCGATGCCATGGATCCTATCATGTCCATGTCAGGCGACTCCTTGGGCAGTAATAAGGGCTTCGATCGAGGGCCCGAGCTCCAAGCATGA